Proteins co-encoded in one Myotis daubentonii chromosome 8, mMyoDau2.1, whole genome shotgun sequence genomic window:
- the WFDC3 gene encoding LOW QUALITY PROTEIN: WAP four-disulfide core domain protein 3 (The sequence of the model RefSeq protein was modified relative to this genomic sequence to represent the inferred CDS: inserted 2 bases in 1 codon; substituted 1 base at 1 genomic stop codon), with translation MLSSLFLLKALLALGTLTSWVAAGEHVKEGECCLDKNPCKDLCQGHEXCPVGQKCCSTGCGQVCRGGILKGRKGGCPRIVRKQSCFKRCVXGVKKCCRFGSSRSCVIPIAKQSGCSDSMVEFGGECPADPLPCKELCDGDESCPQGQKCCSTGCGHSCRGDIIGGRAGTCPRVLVGLCIVTCMGDETCPAGSRCCKSGCGRFCVPPDMLRLVGQEP, from the exons ATGTTGAGCTCCCTCTTCCTCCTGAAGGCACTTCTTGCTCTTGGGACCCTGACATCCTGGGTGGCTGCAGGAGAGCATG TGAAAGAAGGAGAATGTTGTCTTGACAAGAACCCGTGCAAAGATTTGTGCCAAGGGCATGAATAGTGTCCAGTGGGGCAGAAGTGCTGCAGCACAGGCTGTGGTCAGGTCTGCCGAGGAGGCATTCTCAAGG ggaggaaaggaggttGTCCTAGGATTGTTCGGAAACAATCCTGTTTTAAAAGGTGCGT AGGTGTCAAGAAATGCTGCAGGTttggcagcagcaggagctgtGTCATCCCGATCGCTAAACAGAGCGGG TGCTCTGATTCTATGGTAGAGTTTGGCGGTGAGTGTCCTGCCGACCCCCTCCCATGCAAGGAGCTGTGTGATGGAGACGAGTCCTGTCCTCAGGGGCAGAAATGCTGCAGCACCGGCTGTGGACACAGCTGCCGAGGAGACATTATAGGAG GACGGGCCGGTACTTGTCCAAGAGTTTTGGTGGGCCTGTGCATTGTCACCTGCATGGGGGATGAGACCTGCCCAGCCGGGAGCAGGTGCTGCAAGTCAGGCTGCGGGCGCTTCTGTGTTCCGCCGGATATGCTGCGCCTAGTTGGCCAGGAACCCTAA